The following proteins are co-located in the Camelina sativa cultivar DH55 chromosome 12, Cs, whole genome shotgun sequence genome:
- the LOC104729589 gene encoding L-ascorbate peroxidase 5, peroxisomal — MAVNVDADYLKEIEKARRDLRALISSKNCAPIMLRLAWHDAGTYDAKKKTGGPNGSIRFKEELNRSHNKGLEKAVAFCEEVKVKHPRVSYADLYQLAGVVAVEVTGGPAIPFTPGRKDADSPDDGELPNPNEEASHLRTVFSRMGLSDRDIVALSGGHTLGRAHKERSDFEGPWTQEPLKFDNSYFVELLKGETPGLLQLKTDRALLHDPKFHSFVKLYAKDEDMFFKAYAISHKKLSELGFSPPRKFAPAVTQQTLGIAVAAAVVIFTICYEASRRGK; from the exons ATGGCAGTGAACGTTGATGCAGATTACCTCAAAGAAATAGAAAAGGCTCGTAGAGACCTTCGAGCTCTCATCTCTTCCAAAAACTGTGCTCCCATTATGCTCCGTCTTGC ATGGCATGATGCAGGAACCTATGATGCCAAAAAGAAAACCGGAGGTCCCAATGGATCAATCAGGTTCAAGGAAGAGCTAAACCGCTCGCACAACAAAGGTTTGGAGAAAGCAGTCGCCTTCTGCG AGGAAGTAAAGGTTAAGCACCCGCGAGTCTCTTACGCAGACCTTTATCAG CTCGCTGGAGTAGTTGCAGTTGAGGTTACTGGTGGCCCTGCAATCCCATTTACTCCAGGCCGTAAG GATGCTGATTCCCCAGACGACGGAGAACTTCCAAATCCAAATGAAG AAGCCTCACATTTAAGAACTGTCTTCTCTCGTATGGGTCTATCTGATAGAGACATTGTAGCTCTCTCTGGAGGCCACACTTTG GGGCGTGCACATAAGGAGAGATCCGATTTTGAAGGTCCTTGGACACAAGAACCTCTCAAGTTTGATAACTCATATTTCGT AGAGCTTCTAAAAGGGGAGACTCCAGGACTGCTACAACTGAAAACCGACAGGGCTCTACTTCATGACCCCAAGTTCCACTCTTTTGTTAAGCTGTATGCAAAG GACGAGGATATGTTCTTCAAAGCCTATGCAATTTCTCACAAGAAACTTTCGGAACTAGGATTTAGTCCGCCAAGAAAATTTGCTCCAGCAGTAACGCAGCAGACGCTTGGAATCGCTGTTGCTGCAGCTGTGGTGATCTTTACCATATGCTACGAAGCAAGCAGAAGAGGCAAGTGA